A region from the Caldalkalibacillus thermarum genome encodes:
- a CDS encoding TadE/TadG family type IV pilus assembly protein encodes MHKNEKGVVMPLFAMTAVCFLLILFLIVDIGAVRIVQGDLYKSLDAGALAGAAQSSHHEFYEYEQQAERIPIIRREEVFNQECVNTPAGRECRRVPPYYREVLVGWQYRLHEEQGSLVADWVEIERDAAYRVAQDVFWRNAQEMGLNEGDNRVLWVEPEQKELDVLQMEGEVRVLHRYLPSFVQGFFGETVPHSVNVHKSVDAKAVLRE; translated from the coding sequence ATGCACAAAAACGAGAAAGGCGTGGTCATGCCTCTGTTTGCCATGACCGCCGTCTGTTTTCTTCTGATTTTATTTCTCATTGTGGACATTGGTGCAGTGCGTATTGTACAGGGTGACCTGTACAAGTCACTGGATGCCGGGGCATTGGCCGGAGCCGCCCAGTCCAGCCACCATGAGTTTTACGAGTACGAACAGCAGGCTGAACGAATTCCCATCATTCGCCGTGAAGAAGTGTTCAATCAGGAATGTGTGAATACTCCTGCAGGCAGGGAGTGCCGCCGTGTGCCTCCTTACTACCGTGAAGTGTTAGTTGGTTGGCAGTACCGCTTGCACGAGGAACAGGGGAGTTTAGTGGCGGACTGGGTGGAAATTGAACGTGATGCGGCTTACAGGGTTGCTCAGGATGTGTTCTGGCGCAATGCACAGGAAATGGGGCTGAACGAGGGAGACAACCGGGTCTTGTGGGTGGAGCCTGAACAAAAGGAACTGGATGTGCTTCAGATGGAAGGGGAGGTTCGGGTTTTACACCGCTATTTGCCATCGTTTGTACAGGGATTCTTTGGTGAGACTGTTCCTCATTCGGTCAATGTTCACAAGTCGGTTGATGCAAAAGCGGTTTTGAGGGAATGA